A stretch of Desulfurivibrio alkaliphilus AHT 2 DNA encodes these proteins:
- the pyrH gene encoding UMP kinase, producing the protein MNEPTTAHNRQPTGEGSQGCRRVLLKLSGEALMGDQSHGIKPEVLDYLAGEIRAVTAAGVETGLVVGAGNIFRGMAGSASGMDRSTADNMGMLATVINALALHDALERHGVAARVLSALAMPTVCEPFSRQKAFHHLAKGRVVIFAAGTGNPYFTTDTAAMLRALEIRADLVCKATRVDGVYDQDPLRNPNAVRFDHLSFQEVLSRQLKVMDSAAISLAMDNAMPIMVFDMMVAGNMRQAVSGKQVGTLIS; encoded by the coding sequence ATGAACGAACCAACCACCGCCCATAACCGCCAACCGACCGGCGAAGGCAGCCAGGGTTGCCGCCGGGTGCTGCTCAAACTCAGTGGCGAAGCCCTGATGGGAGATCAGTCTCACGGTATCAAGCCGGAAGTCCTCGATTACCTGGCCGGGGAAATTCGGGCCGTAACCGCGGCCGGGGTGGAAACCGGCCTGGTGGTCGGGGCCGGCAACATCTTTCGCGGCATGGCCGGCTCCGCCTCCGGCATGGACCGGAGCACCGCCGACAACATGGGCATGCTGGCCACGGTGATCAACGCCCTGGCCCTGCACGATGCCCTGGAGCGCCACGGGGTGGCGGCCCGGGTTCTTTCCGCCCTGGCCATGCCCACGGTTTGTGAGCCCTTTTCCCGCCAGAAGGCCTTTCACCATCTCGCCAAAGGACGGGTGGTGATTTTTGCCGCCGGTACCGGCAACCCTTATTTCACCACCGACACCGCCGCCATGCTCCGGGCGCTGGAGATCAGGGCCGACCTGGTCTGCAAAGCCACCAGGGTGGACGGCGTATACGACCAAGATCCCCTGCGCAACCCCAACGCCGTCCGCTTCGACCACTTAAGCTTTCAGGAAGTATTGAGCCGCCAGTTGAAGGTCATGGACTCGGCAGCGATTTCCCTGGCCATGGATAACGCCATGCCGATCATGGTCTTCGACATGATGGTGGCCGGCAACATGCGCCAGGCGGTGAGCGGCAAACAGGTGGGAACCCTGATCTCGTAA
- a CDS encoding isoprenyl transferase, with amino-acid sequence MTHDPANLPRHVAIIMDGNGRWAHQQGKPRIMGHQAGVRSVQAVVRCAGELNLEALTLYAFSTENWQRPGPEVEGLMGLLKTYLESQLEQMVQNRVRLRTCGHIDRLPTKVRRILENTIRETADNDGLILNLALSYGGRDELIRAARKLAARVADGELTPAQINEQTLAAELDTAELPDPDLLIRTGGERRLSNFLLWQLSYSELYFTRTLWPDFGREQFLAALTDYQQRQRRFGRLNDQPVES; translated from the coding sequence ATGACGCATGACCCGGCCAATCTGCCCCGCCATGTCGCCATTATCATGGACGGTAACGGCCGCTGGGCCCACCAGCAGGGCAAACCCCGGATCATGGGGCACCAGGCCGGGGTTCGCTCGGTGCAGGCGGTGGTGCGGTGCGCCGGCGAGCTGAACCTTGAAGCCCTGACCCTTTACGCCTTTTCCACTGAAAACTGGCAACGCCCCGGCCCTGAAGTGGAAGGCCTGATGGGGTTGCTCAAAACCTACCTGGAAAGCCAGCTCGAGCAGATGGTGCAAAACCGGGTTCGCCTGCGGACCTGCGGCCACATCGACCGCCTGCCCACCAAGGTACGAAGGATTCTGGAAAACACCATCCGGGAAACCGCCGACAACGACGGCCTGATCCTCAACCTGGCCTTGAGCTACGGCGGCCGCGATGAACTGATCCGGGCCGCCCGGAAATTGGCCGCCCGGGTCGCCGACGGCGAACTAACCCCGGCCCAGATCAACGAACAAACCCTGGCCGCGGAGCTGGACACCGCCGAGCTGCCCGATCCCGACCTGCTGATCCGTACCGGCGGCGAACGCCGCCTGAGCAATTTTCTACTCTGGCAACTTTCCTACAGCGAACTGTACTTTACCAGAACCCTCTGGCCGGATTTCGGGCGGGAACAGTTCCTGGCCGCCCTCACCGACTACCAGCAGCGACAGCGCCGGTTCGGCCGCCTGAACGACCAGCCGGTGGAAAGCTGA
- the frr gene encoding ribosome recycling factor: MDEVILEMSDKMEKSIEAYRRELSRIRTGRASLSLLDGVKVEAYGSSMPLNQVATLTIPESRMIVIQPWDAQQVSAIEKAIHASDIGLTPNSDGKVIRLMIPQLTEERRKEMVKQVKKISEEYRVAVRNSRREAIDTLKKLKNDKQLPEDDFFRLQDEAQQETDRFIKQIDSIMAEKEKEMMEV, from the coding sequence ATGGATGAAGTAATTCTGGAAATGTCCGACAAAATGGAGAAAAGCATTGAAGCCTACCGCCGGGAGTTGTCCAGAATCCGCACCGGCCGGGCTTCCCTGAGCCTGCTGGATGGGGTGAAGGTCGAAGCCTACGGCTCCAGCATGCCTTTGAACCAGGTTGCCACCCTGACCATTCCCGAAAGTCGGATGATCGTGATCCAACCCTGGGACGCCCAGCAGGTAAGCGCCATCGAAAAGGCCATTCACGCCTCCGACATCGGCCTGACCCCCAACAGCGACGGCAAGGTGATCCGCCTGATGATCCCCCAGCTCACCGAAGAGCGCCGCAAAGAGATGGTCAAGCAGGTCAAGAAGATCAGCGAGGAGTACCGGGTGGCCGTCCGCAACTCCCGCCGGGAGGCCATTGATACCCTGAAAAAACTGAAAAACGACAAGCAACTGCCCGAGGATGATTTTTTCCGCCTCCAGGACGAAGCCCAGCAGGAAACTGATCGTTTTATCAAACAGATCGACAGTATCATGGCAGAGAAAGAAAAAGAGATGATGGAAGTCTGA
- the tsf gene encoding translation elongation factor Ts, with translation MQITSQMVKELRDKTNAGMMDCKKALNETGGDMEKAVDFLRQKGLAVAQKRADRATSEGVIETYIHAGGKLGVMVEVGCETDFVAKNSDFQDFAKNVAMHIAAASPIAIRREEVPADALERERNIYKQQALDSGKPENIVEKIIDGKIDKYYGEVCLMEQKYVKNPDLSIQDLLNELIATLGENISIKRFARFQVGA, from the coding sequence GTGCAGATTACTTCCCAGATGGTCAAGGAACTCCGCGATAAAACCAATGCGGGGATGATGGATTGCAAAAAGGCCCTTAACGAAACCGGCGGCGACATGGAAAAAGCCGTCGACTTCCTGCGTCAAAAAGGCCTGGCAGTGGCCCAAAAACGAGCCGATCGGGCAACCAGTGAAGGGGTAATCGAGACCTACATCCACGCCGGCGGCAAGCTCGGGGTGATGGTGGAAGTGGGCTGCGAAACCGATTTCGTGGCTAAAAACAGCGACTTCCAGGATTTTGCTAAAAATGTTGCCATGCATATCGCCGCCGCCAGCCCCATTGCCATCCGCCGCGAAGAAGTCCCCGCCGATGCCCTGGAGCGGGAGCGTAATATCTACAAGCAGCAGGCTCTGGACTCCGGCAAACCGGAAAATATCGTAGAAAAGATCATCGACGGCAAGATCGACAAGTACTACGGCGAGGTTTGCCTGATGGAACAAAAATACGTTAAAAACCCGGATCTTTCCATTCAGGATCTGCTCAATGAGTTGATCGCCACCCTGGGCGAGAACATCTCCATCAAACGTTTTGCCCGTTTTCAGGTCGGCGCTTAA
- a CDS encoding DNA topoisomerase IV subunit B, whose translation MTLDAAVYDESKIKTLSSLEHIRLRPGMYIGRLGNGSHPDDGIYILLKEVIDNGVDEFIMGAGKTIEIAVGEEGSVRVRDYGRGIPLGKLVECVSVINTGAKYNTDAFQFSVGLNGVGTKAVNALSRRFEVTSFRDGEFARAVFVAGELQEEEKGLSKEKNGTLVEFQPDPAMFPDYTFNREFIRKRLKRYAYLNAGLHLDFDGESFYSEKGLLDLLEAETSGTQLYEPIHFRDKTIEFAFAHTDNYGETYFSFVNGTYTNEGGTHLSAFREGLLKGINEFAGKKFDGEDVREGVVGAVAVKVREPIFESQTKNKLGNTDIRAGIVAVVRDEVSAFLYKNTELAELVIDKIQQSARVRKELQHVRKEAKAKARKVALKIPQLKDCKYHPAPGKPSPSGRENMIFLTEGQSASGSIVSARDPMTQAVFSLKGKPYNVYGQPLATLYKNDEMYSIMRALDIEDSIGRLRFDKIIIATDADVDGLHIRNLILTFFLHYFESLVKRGHVYILETPIFRVRNKEETIYCYSDKERTEAEKKLAGRGSKRRPVEITRFKGLGEISPKEFKQFIGPDMRLQQVDIDTLSEVPRILEFYMGKNTPDRREYIMAHLV comes from the coding sequence ATGACCTTGGATGCCGCCGTGTACGATGAAAGTAAGATTAAAACCCTGAGTTCTCTGGAGCATATCCGCCTGCGACCGGGGATGTATATCGGCCGCCTGGGTAACGGCAGCCACCCCGATGACGGGATCTATATCCTGCTCAAGGAGGTCATCGACAACGGGGTGGATGAGTTTATCATGGGGGCCGGTAAAACCATTGAGATCGCGGTGGGGGAAGAAGGCTCGGTGCGGGTGCGGGATTACGGCCGGGGGATCCCGTTGGGCAAGCTGGTGGAGTGCGTTTCGGTGATCAACACCGGGGCCAAGTACAATACCGATGCCTTCCAGTTCTCGGTGGGCCTGAACGGGGTGGGTACCAAGGCGGTTAATGCCTTGTCCCGGCGTTTTGAGGTCACCTCGTTCCGCGACGGCGAATTCGCCCGGGCGGTATTTGTGGCCGGCGAGCTGCAGGAGGAAGAAAAAGGGCTGAGCAAGGAAAAAAACGGTACCCTGGTGGAGTTTCAGCCCGACCCGGCGATGTTTCCCGATTACACCTTTAATCGTGAATTTATCCGCAAGCGGCTCAAACGTTATGCCTATCTTAACGCCGGGTTGCACCTTGATTTCGACGGGGAGAGTTTTTATTCGGAAAAGGGGCTGCTGGATCTGCTGGAGGCGGAAACCAGCGGCACTCAGCTTTATGAGCCCATTCACTTTCGCGACAAGACCATCGAGTTTGCCTTTGCCCATACCGACAACTACGGGGAAACCTACTTTTCCTTTGTCAACGGCACCTACACCAACGAAGGCGGCACCCATCTTTCCGCCTTCCGTGAAGGTTTGCTGAAAGGGATCAACGAGTTTGCCGGCAAGAAATTCGACGGCGAGGATGTGCGGGAAGGGGTAGTGGGTGCGGTGGCGGTCAAGGTACGGGAGCCGATTTTCGAGTCCCAGACCAAGAACAAGCTGGGCAACACCGATATCCGGGCGGGTATCGTGGCCGTGGTGCGCGATGAGGTCAGCGCCTTTCTCTATAAAAACACCGAGCTGGCGGAACTGGTCATCGACAAGATCCAGCAGAGCGCCCGGGTGAGGAAAGAGTTGCAGCACGTTCGTAAGGAGGCCAAAGCCAAGGCCCGCAAGGTGGCTCTGAAAATACCCCAGCTAAAAGACTGCAAGTATCATCCGGCGCCGGGCAAGCCCTCGCCTTCCGGTCGGGAGAATATGATCTTTTTAACCGAGGGCCAGTCCGCCTCCGGTTCCATCGTCAGTGCCCGCGATCCCATGACCCAGGCGGTTTTCTCCCTCAAGGGCAAACCCTACAACGTTTACGGCCAGCCCCTGGCCACCCTGTACAAGAATGATGAAATGTACAGCATCATGCGGGCGCTGGATATTGAAGACTCCATCGGCCGGCTGCGGTTCGACAAGATCATCATCGCCACCGACGCCGATGTCGACGGGTTGCACATCCGTAACCTGATTCTGACTTTTTTTCTGCACTACTTCGAGTCGCTGGTCAAGCGGGGCCATGTTTATATTCTGGAAACCCCGATTTTTCGGGTTCGCAACAAGGAAGAGACAATTTATTGTTATTCCGACAAGGAACGGACCGAGGCGGAGAAAAAGCTGGCCGGCCGAGGCAGCAAGCGCCGGCCGGTGGAGATAACCCGTTTCAAGGGCCTGGGTGAGATTTCGCCGAAGGAGTTCAAACAGTTCATCGGCCCGGATATGCGCCTGCAGCAGGTGGATATCGACACCTTAAGCGAAGTGCCCCGCATTCTGGAGTTCTACATGGGTAAAAACACCCCCGACCGCCGCGAGTATATCATGGCGCACCTGGTGTAA
- a CDS encoding M3 family oligoendopeptidase — translation MSTELNVQLGTTDIVWQLEDLYHSPDDPTLAADLSACEEEAGAIRAEFAGRLAALEPTALLHLVRRLETLEARLGRAATYAYLNFATQTKDAAAGALLQKIREAGSRASKETVFFELEWSRLEAAVAEQLMAAPELAPYRHHLASLRRYAPHLLSDAEETLLIERAPAGRSSWTTLFDKVMGHLQFGESGRSEEEVLSDLYLPDRDLRRQAAAELTAGLGSQLHVLTHSFNTLLADKMIDDRQRRYPNWLSSMNLYNELNDTTVETLITAVTARYDIPQRYYRLKRQLLGLDELLDYDRYAPLPDLPTTTVNWEQCRKLVLEAFAEFSPDMAANAELFFQRRWIHAPLLEGKRGGAFAHPAVPEVHPYIMVNYTGNLRDISTVAHELGHGVHQYLAAAQGYYNSSTTLVLAETASVFAELLLFKRQLALIEKPEARRAFTCQKLESIFATVFRQIAMNRFEDRVHNARRQEGELSSEQISAQWRASQEEMFADSVRLTTDYDTWWSYIPHFLSTPGYVYSYAFGELLVLALFKLYQQNPADFVPKYLELLKNGGSASPYQLVKPFGVNLDDPAFWAGGLQVIDEMLQEVE, via the coding sequence ATGAGCACCGAACTCAATGTCCAACTGGGCACCACCGATATCGTCTGGCAACTGGAAGACTTGTACCACAGCCCCGATGACCCCACTCTGGCCGCCGACCTTAGCGCCTGCGAGGAAGAGGCCGGCGCCATCCGGGCCGAATTTGCCGGCCGCCTGGCGGCCCTGGAACCAACTGCCCTGCTGCACCTGGTCCGCCGCCTGGAAACCCTGGAGGCTCGCCTGGGCCGGGCCGCCACTTACGCCTATCTGAATTTCGCCACCCAGACCAAAGATGCCGCCGCCGGCGCCCTGCTGCAGAAAATTCGCGAGGCCGGCAGTCGGGCCAGCAAAGAAACGGTCTTTTTTGAACTGGAATGGAGCCGGCTGGAGGCCGCCGTCGCCGAGCAGCTAATGGCCGCCCCGGAACTGGCGCCTTACCGCCACCATCTCGCCTCCCTGCGCCGTTACGCCCCGCACCTGCTCAGCGACGCCGAAGAAACCCTGCTCATTGAACGGGCCCCGGCCGGGCGCAGCAGTTGGACCACTTTGTTTGACAAGGTGATGGGCCATTTGCAATTCGGCGAGTCCGGCCGCAGCGAGGAAGAGGTGCTCAGCGATCTCTACCTGCCGGATCGAGACTTACGCCGCCAGGCCGCCGCCGAACTGACCGCCGGCCTGGGCAGCCAACTGCACGTGCTGACCCACTCCTTCAACACCCTGCTGGCCGACAAAATGATCGATGACCGCCAGCGGCGTTACCCCAACTGGCTAAGCTCCATGAATCTGTACAATGAGCTTAACGACACCACGGTGGAAACCCTGATCACGGCGGTAACCGCCCGCTACGACATCCCCCAGCGCTACTACCGGCTCAAGCGCCAATTACTGGGGCTTGATGAACTGCTGGATTACGACCGTTACGCCCCCCTGCCCGACCTGCCCACCACCACCGTGAACTGGGAACAGTGCCGGAAGCTGGTCCTGGAGGCTTTCGCGGAATTCAGCCCGGACATGGCCGCCAACGCCGAACTCTTTTTCCAGCGCCGCTGGATCCACGCCCCCCTGCTGGAGGGCAAAAGAGGCGGCGCTTTTGCCCACCCCGCGGTGCCGGAAGTACACCCTTACATCATGGTCAACTACACCGGCAACCTGAGGGATATCTCCACCGTGGCTCACGAGTTGGGGCACGGGGTGCACCAGTACCTGGCCGCCGCCCAAGGCTATTACAACAGCTCCACCACTTTGGTGCTGGCGGAAACCGCCTCGGTCTTTGCCGAGCTGCTACTCTTTAAGCGCCAGCTGGCGCTGATCGAAAAACCGGAAGCCCGCCGGGCCTTTACCTGCCAGAAACTGGAATCGATCTTTGCCACCGTATTCCGGCAGATCGCCATGAACCGCTTTGAGGACCGGGTACACAACGCCCGCCGCCAGGAGGGCGAGCTAAGCAGTGAGCAAATCTCCGCCCAGTGGCGGGCCAGCCAGGAAGAGATGTTTGCCGACAGCGTGCGGCTGACCACCGATTACGATACCTGGTGGTCTTATATTCCCCATTTTCTCAGCACCCCCGGTTACGTTTACTCCTACGCCTTCGGCGAACTGCTGGTTCTGGCCCTGTTTAAGCTCTACCAGCAGAACCCGGCAGACTTTGTCCCCAAATACCTGGAACTGCTTAAAAACGGCGGCTCGGCCAGCCCTTACCAACTGGTCAAACCTTTCGGCGTCAACCTCGACGACCCCGCTTTCTGGGCCGGCGGCCTGCAGGTAATCGACGAGATGCTGCAGGAGGTGGAATAA
- the rpsB gene encoding 30S ribosomal protein S2 yields the protein MSHVNMKEMLEAGLHFGHQTRRWNPKMKPYIFGARNGIYIINLDKTLPLFNKACDAARDIAAKGGNILFVGTKRQAQEIIREEATRCGMFYVDHRWLGGMLTNHQTIKKSVDRLKAYTSMQEDGSINRYKKKEILMIQKETIKLERNLGGIKEMKTLPAAIFVVDPKRESIAVTEANRLGIPVFAIADTNCDPEGINHLIPGNDDAIKSIRLVSAKLADAILDGKESHTAAQQAAADKQEAEVEAASKEATPAAA from the coding sequence ATGTCCCACGTAAACATGAAGGAAATGCTTGAAGCCGGCCTCCACTTCGGCCACCAGACCCGCCGCTGGAATCCCAAGATGAAACCTTACATCTTCGGCGCCAGAAACGGCATCTACATCATCAACCTGGACAAAACCCTCCCCCTGTTCAATAAAGCCTGCGATGCCGCCCGCGATATCGCCGCCAAGGGCGGCAACATCCTGTTTGTCGGCACCAAGCGCCAGGCCCAGGAGATCATCCGGGAAGAGGCGACCCGTTGCGGCATGTTTTATGTCGATCACCGCTGGCTGGGCGGCATGCTCACCAACCACCAGACCATTAAAAAGAGCGTGGATCGCCTGAAAGCTTACACCAGCATGCAGGAAGACGGCAGCATCAACCGCTACAAGAAAAAAGAGATCCTGATGATCCAGAAGGAGACCATCAAGCTGGAGCGCAACCTGGGCGGCATCAAGGAAATGAAAACCCTGCCGGCGGCCATTTTCGTCGTTGACCCCAAGCGTGAGAGCATTGCCGTAACCGAAGCCAACCGCCTGGGCATCCCGGTGTTCGCCATCGCCGACACCAACTGCGACCCCGAGGGCATCAACCACCTGATCCCCGGCAACGACGACGCCATCAAGTCCATTCGCCTGGTCAGCGCCAAACTGGCCGATGCCATTTTAGACGGCAAGGAAAGTCATACGGCAGCCCAGCAGGCCGCCGCCGACAAACAGGAAGCCGAAGTTGAAGCCGCCTCTAAAGAGGCGACCCCGGCGGCAGCCTGA